In the genome of Mucilaginibacter sp. 14171R-50, the window GGGCGTTTTACCAATAACTGGTCGCCTTCTTGTTCAACGATGATATCTCTATCAACTGCCTGTTGCAATTCGCCTTTAGGGCCTTTTACAGTAACAACATTATCTGCTGATACAGTAACGGTAACTCCGCTGGTTAATGCAATAGGTGCTTTTCCTATTCTTGACATTGCTTAATTTCCTCCTATTAATAAACGTAGCATAAAACTTCGCCACCTACATTTTGCGCACGCGCCTCTTTATCGGTCATTACACCTTTAGATGTTGATAGGATAGCGATACCTAAACCATTTAACACACGTGGCATGGTATCCATACCGGCGTATTTCCTCAAACCTGGTTTACTAATACGTGCAATGCTGCGTATAGCAGAAATTTTAGTTATCGGGTGGTACTTCAAAGCAACCTTGATGGTGCCCTGAGGTCCGTTATCCTCAAACTTGTAATTAGCAATGTAACCTTTTTCGAAAAGCACTTTAGTGATTTCCTTTTTCAGATTTGATGCAGGAATTTCAACAACCCTATGGTTGGCTTTAATAGCATTCCTTACTCTTGTAAGATAATCTGCGATTGGATCTGTATTCATTATTGTTGTTTATGATAGTGGTTTCCTTCCCGTAACATCCGGGGCGACCTTCTATCGGTTAATTCTTTTATAAAATTCGAGCCGCGAAAATACGAAAAATTCAAA includes:
- the rpsH gene encoding 30S ribosomal protein S8 — translated: MMNTDPIADYLTRVRNAIKANHRVVEIPASNLKKEITKVLFEKGYIANYKFEDNGPQGTIKVALKYHPITKISAIRSIARISKPGLRKYAGMDTMPRVLNGLGIAILSTSKGVMTDKEARAQNVGGEVLCYVY